Proteins from a single region of Dyadobacter fanqingshengii:
- a CDS encoding PVC-type heme-binding CxxCH protein has translation MSKPKKISIHISLIVFGLIIIAFSAFKFNQSASIPIKKGSRIVLLGNNLGSRMMNYDNFETELQVRYPEDMLYIRNMCDGGDTPGFRPHASRNSPWAFPGAEKFQTEYANPSQSEGHFETPDQWLTRLKTDVIIAFFGYNESFQGKEGLENYKAELDAFIKYTLSQKYNGTAAPQLAIVSPIAFEDLSAKLDLPNGKKENENLALYTKGMKEIAAKNNVLFVDAFTPSKQWYADSKEDLTIDGSQLNAAGYKKLGVLLADQVFGKASPKAEANRKLVHDAVDEKNWMWHNDFKIPNGVHVYGRRYNPFGQDNYPAEIEKIREMTDIRDKAIWLAASKGEKTDLAAADKNTKPLPPVKTNFNPEKNGSLEYLYGKDALAKLKVPEGYKIELFASEEEFPDLAKPMQMSFDNKGRLWIATMPSYPHYKPGDTKPDDKIIILEDTNGDGKADKQTVFADGLHLPLGFEIAPEGVYISQGTNLKLYTDTNGDDKADKNEILLSGFDDHDTHHNSHAFTVDPSGAIYSGEGVFLHTNVETSYGPVRATNGGFYRYTPQRKKLERTAQLSIPNPWGIAFDEWGQPFFAETSSPDVRWMMPGSILPRYGEASHKSVQLIEEKHRVRPTSGLEFVSSRHFPDELQGDFLINNTIGFLGSKEHTLKDDGTGYKSTHRMDLIVSEDRNFRPVDMEFAPDGSLYLIDWHNILIGHMQHNARDPLRDHSHGRVYRVTYPSRPLVKPAKVDGASIEELLENLKLPEYRTRYRTRRELRGRDATQVLAKLNTWVAGLDKNDPKYEHHLLEGLWVSWGLNKVDQKLLKQVLKAKDYHARAAAVQVVRYTGHQVPDQAELLMQAARDENSRVRLVAIVAASWIEKEKGLAVLAEAKKMPLDEWTIHAYDGALAHLNGQNMKKEKQVVTQSALKGKALELFTLGKTIYAKEGYCATCHQPDGKGLTASGFPPLTGTNWVLGNDERLIKLALKGLLGPIEVNGQKYPGQVPMTPFGGLLNDEEMAAVLTYVRNSFGNKGPAIMPDKVKQVRAATESKKDFYSPDQLLKEHPLEKM, from the coding sequence ATGTCTAAACCCAAAAAAATCAGTATACACATATCGCTCATAGTGTTCGGACTGATCATTATCGCTTTCAGTGCTTTCAAATTCAACCAATCTGCATCCATTCCCATTAAGAAAGGCTCCCGCATTGTTTTGCTGGGGAACAACCTGGGTTCCAGGATGATGAACTACGACAATTTCGAAACGGAATTGCAGGTCCGCTATCCCGAGGACATGCTCTATATTCGCAATATGTGCGATGGAGGCGACACGCCGGGTTTCAGGCCGCACGCGAGCCGCAATTCACCCTGGGCATTTCCGGGCGCAGAGAAATTTCAGACCGAGTACGCAAATCCATCGCAAAGTGAAGGGCATTTCGAAACGCCGGATCAATGGTTAACCCGCCTGAAAACGGATGTTATCATTGCTTTTTTTGGCTACAATGAATCATTTCAGGGAAAGGAAGGGCTTGAAAATTACAAAGCCGAGCTGGATGCGTTTATCAAATACACATTGAGCCAGAAATACAATGGAACCGCAGCGCCCCAGCTGGCTATCGTTTCGCCCATCGCTTTTGAAGATCTTTCGGCAAAGCTGGATCTCCCTAACGGCAAAAAGGAAAATGAAAACCTGGCGCTTTACACAAAAGGCATGAAGGAAATTGCTGCCAAAAACAATGTGCTTTTTGTGGACGCATTTACACCTTCAAAACAATGGTATGCCGATAGCAAAGAAGATCTGACCATTGACGGTTCACAATTGAATGCGGCGGGTTATAAAAAACTGGGTGTTCTGCTGGCCGATCAGGTGTTTGGCAAAGCATCACCCAAGGCAGAAGCGAACCGGAAACTGGTCCACGATGCGGTGGATGAGAAAAACTGGATGTGGCATAACGATTTTAAAATTCCAAACGGGGTGCACGTTTATGGCCGTCGTTATAACCCTTTTGGCCAGGACAATTATCCTGCCGAAATTGAAAAGATTCGTGAAATGACGGACATCCGGGATAAGGCAATCTGGCTCGCGGCGTCAAAAGGGGAGAAAACCGATCTCGCGGCGGCTGATAAAAACACAAAACCACTGCCTCCTGTAAAGACGAATTTCAATCCTGAAAAGAACGGAAGCCTTGAATACTTGTATGGAAAAGACGCGCTTGCCAAGCTGAAAGTGCCGGAAGGCTATAAAATCGAGCTTTTTGCATCGGAAGAAGAATTTCCTGACCTGGCGAAGCCTATGCAGATGTCCTTCGATAACAAAGGCCGTCTCTGGATCGCGACCATGCCAAGTTACCCGCATTACAAGCCGGGAGATACAAAACCGGACGATAAGATCATTATTCTGGAAGATACAAATGGCGATGGGAAAGCGGATAAGCAAACCGTTTTTGCAGATGGCCTGCATTTGCCGCTCGGCTTTGAAATCGCGCCGGAAGGCGTGTACATTTCTCAGGGAACCAACCTGAAATTGTATACGGACACAAATGGGGATGATAAAGCGGACAAAAATGAAATCCTGCTAAGCGGATTTGACGACCACGATACGCACCACAACAGCCATGCGTTTACTGTGGACCCATCAGGCGCCATTTACTCGGGTGAAGGCGTATTTTTACATACCAATGTGGAAACCTCTTATGGCCCTGTACGCGCGACGAACGGCGGTTTTTACAGATATACACCGCAGCGCAAAAAACTGGAACGCACTGCGCAGCTTTCCATTCCTAACCCTTGGGGAATCGCTTTCGATGAATGGGGACAGCCGTTTTTTGCGGAAACTTCCAGTCCCGACGTGCGATGGATGATGCCGGGCTCGATCTTGCCGCGCTATGGAGAAGCCAGCCACAAATCGGTTCAGCTGATTGAAGAAAAACACAGGGTAAGGCCAACTTCGGGACTTGAATTCGTTTCGAGCCGCCATTTCCCGGATGAATTGCAGGGTGATTTTTTGATCAACAACACCATAGGGTTTTTGGGAAGCAAAGAACATACATTAAAAGATGACGGCACAGGCTATAAGAGCACGCACCGGATGGACCTTATTGTAAGCGAGGACCGCAACTTCCGTCCCGTGGACATGGAGTTTGCACCGGACGGTTCGCTCTATCTGATCGACTGGCACAATATCCTCATCGGTCACATGCAGCACAATGCCCGTGACCCTTTGCGTGACCACTCGCACGGCCGCGTTTACCGTGTCACATATCCTTCACGACCATTGGTTAAGCCTGCAAAAGTGGATGGGGCAAGCATTGAAGAACTTTTGGAAAACTTAAAATTACCCGAATACCGCACCCGTTACAGAACCAGACGCGAGCTGAGAGGACGTGACGCTACGCAGGTTTTAGCTAAACTAAATACCTGGGTCGCAGGACTTGATAAAAATGATCCAAAATATGAGCACCATTTGCTGGAAGGCCTTTGGGTTAGCTGGGGTTTGAATAAAGTGGATCAAAAGCTGCTGAAGCAGGTTTTGAAAGCAAAAGATTATCACGCACGGGCAGCGGCTGTCCAGGTTGTGCGCTACACGGGCCATCAGGTTCCGGATCAGGCAGAATTATTAATGCAGGCCGCACGGGACGAAAATAGCCGTGTAAGGCTGGTTGCCATCGTTGCAGCATCGTGGATAGAAAAGGAAAAAGGTCTTGCCGTGCTGGCAGAGGCGAAAAAGATGCCGTTAGACGAGTGGACAATCCATGCTTATGACGGAGCCCTGGCGCACCTTAACGGCCAGAATATGAAGAAGGAAAAACAGGTAGTGACGCAATCGGCACTGAAAGGCAAAGCACTCGAACTCTTCACATTAGGAAAAACTATTTATGCCAAAGAAGGTTACTGCGCAACCTGCCACCAGCCTGACGGAAAAGGGCTTACGGCTTCGGGCTTTCCGCCGCTTACGGGCACAAACTGGGTGCTGGGCAATGATGAAAGATTAATTAAGCTGGCTTTGAAAGGTTTACTGGGACCCATTGAGGTAAATGGGCAGAAATATCCGGGTCAGGTGCCGATGACGCCATTTGGCGGATTGCTTAATGACGAGGAGATGGCCGCGGTGCTGACATATGTCCGAAACTCCTTTGGGAACAAGGGCCCGGCGATCATGCCGGACAAAGTAAAACAGGTGCGTGCGGCTACCGAGAGTAAGAAGGACTTCTATTCCCCGGATCAGCTCCTTAAAGAGCATCCGTTGGAAAAAATGTAA
- a CDS encoding ThuA domain-containing protein, with product MLGHATFAQSANKNKKPVVVFVTGDHEYSGEETLPLIAAELEKNYGMKTIVLKAYPGPNSENDIPGLEALKDADLAVFYLRWRQLPKEQLAFIDAYLKTKKPLMGFRTTTHAFNYPKGNENEKWNAFGEFALNSPPGWGGAAKHTHYGHKSSTDVTTIPDQAKNPILTGVTTPFHARSWLYRVLPDYPTKGSTLLLMGKSVDPDKEAVENPVAWTGTNSFGAKIFMTTLGHPDDFKIESFQKLVINAIHWELGLKIPKWKGKMDINVQYREAK from the coding sequence ATGCTTGGCCACGCAACATTTGCCCAATCTGCCAACAAAAACAAGAAGCCGGTGGTCGTGTTCGTGACCGGCGATCATGAATACAGCGGGGAAGAAACATTGCCGCTCATCGCCGCCGAACTGGAAAAGAATTACGGGATGAAAACCATTGTGCTGAAAGCCTATCCCGGCCCTAACAGCGAAAACGACATTCCCGGTCTGGAAGCTTTGAAAGATGCCGATCTTGCCGTTTTTTATCTTCGCTGGCGACAGCTTCCCAAAGAACAACTTGCTTTTATCGACGCTTACCTGAAAACCAAAAAGCCATTGATGGGCTTCCGGACCACGACGCATGCATTTAATTATCCCAAAGGAAATGAAAATGAAAAATGGAATGCGTTTGGCGAATTCGCATTAAACTCGCCTCCGGGCTGGGGCGGCGCTGCCAAGCATACACATTACGGGCATAAGAGCAGCACGGATGTGACAACCATTCCCGATCAGGCCAAAAATCCGATCCTGACAGGAGTTACCACGCCTTTTCACGCAAGATCCTGGCTTTACAGAGTGCTCCCGGATTATCCTACCAAAGGTTCTACATTATTATTAATGGGCAAATCTGTCGATCCCGACAAAGAAGCAGTTGAAAACCCGGTTGCCTGGACCGGGACCAATTCATTTGGTGCCAAAATATTCATGACCACATTGGGCCATCCGGACGATTTTAAGATCGAATCGTTTCAAAAGCTGGTTATCAACGCCATACATTGGGAATTGGGTTTGAAAATCCCGAAATGGAAAGGCAAAATGGACATTAATGTTCAGTATAGAGAGGCAAAATAA
- a CDS encoding outer membrane beta-barrel protein produces the protein MKRITIILLLLTCLPCMHLHAQETAKKELQSADSKWKFGVNGGYGQRVFRSGRKISAERERYIKDFKSGISYGGEVAYFPWRKVGFGVKYDRYQSKASQENELTEDVAIQFLGGEIIHKAVMKNPRNAVLTSFLLGYQPYRNRTQAGDNQFIFNGKTMGWGVSVGFEHRFTQKFALNLTGSAMMGAIYRLQRKTDFSTETLHLSKDDSVDLSRFSFSVGFSFF, from the coding sequence ATGAAGAGAATAACAATCATTTTGCTCCTGCTCACATGCTTGCCATGCATGCACCTGCATGCACAGGAAACGGCAAAAAAGGAGTTGCAGTCGGCAGACTCCAAGTGGAAGTTTGGTGTCAATGGTGGTTATGGTCAGCGCGTTTTCAGGTCGGGGCGAAAGATCAGTGCGGAGCGGGAGCGATACATTAAAGACTTCAAATCAGGCATTTCTTATGGCGGCGAAGTGGCCTATTTTCCTTGGAGAAAAGTGGGCTTCGGCGTCAAATACGATCGTTATCAGAGCAAAGCCAGCCAGGAAAATGAACTGACGGAAGATGTCGCAATCCAGTTCCTGGGTGGAGAGATCATTCACAAGGCTGTCATGAAAAACCCCAGAAATGCCGTTTTAACTTCATTTTTGCTCGGTTACCAGCCTTACCGCAACCGAACGCAGGCGGGCGACAATCAATTCATATTCAATGGTAAAACAATGGGCTGGGGCGTTAGCGTAGGATTTGAACACCGTTTTACCCAAAAATTTGCGCTAAACCTCACCGGTTCCGCCATGATGGGCGCCATTTACCGTCTGCAGCGTAAAACAGACTTCAGTACAGAAACGCTTCATCTGTCCAAAGACGACAGCGTAGACCTTTCCAGGTTCTCATTTTCTGTTGGATTCAGTTTTTTTTAA
- a CDS encoding vanadium-dependent haloperoxidase: MIRLFLILALLLSQIAVAQKTKAELRTHLQPAVFSITMVMIHDVVNPPAASRFYTHCLMGAYEIVAQHNKQIVSPTKFIPNIQPVAITAQAGYNYQIAALYCILETGRLILPSGYMLEEDQKKLIIALLREGHSQKTIDDAIAVAQEVAKKIVTHANTDGYLKLSTRLRYRPKKGEAYWYPTPPGYMEGIEPHWKTIRPILIDSCNQFVPKPPVEFSKDSTSEFYKLSKEVYHVGRNLSEKERFIASYWDCNPFAINTSGHMSIGFKKISPGGHWMNITSIATTKAGLDLDKGIMIHALAAATLMDSFISCWDEKYRSSRVRPETVITRYIDQKWQPLLQTPPFPEYTSGHSVISTAVSETLTYLLGDNFAFRDDTEVIFDLPTRDFKSFRQAAEEAAISRLYGGIHYRDAIENGQSQGKAIGNFIVEKLKANGVKPAI; this comes from the coding sequence GTGATCCGTTTATTTTTAATATTGGCCTTGCTGTTGAGCCAGATCGCGGTGGCACAAAAAACGAAGGCAGAACTGCGGACACATTTGCAGCCTGCCGTTTTTTCCATCACGATGGTCATGATCCACGACGTGGTGAACCCGCCGGCGGCAAGCCGGTTTTACACGCATTGCCTCATGGGAGCCTATGAGATTGTGGCGCAACACAACAAGCAAATTGTATCTCCTACAAAGTTTATCCCAAACATTCAGCCCGTTGCCATTACAGCCCAGGCTGGTTACAATTATCAGATCGCTGCGCTGTACTGCATTCTGGAAACGGGCAGGCTGATTCTTCCCTCTGGCTATATGCTGGAAGAAGACCAGAAAAAGCTCATCATTGCATTGCTTAGGGAAGGACATTCGCAAAAAACCATTGACGATGCAATCGCTGTTGCACAGGAAGTGGCGAAGAAAATAGTGACCCATGCCAACACGGACGGTTACCTGAAATTAAGCACAAGGTTGCGTTACAGGCCTAAAAAAGGCGAAGCATATTGGTATCCAACGCCGCCGGGATATATGGAGGGCATTGAACCGCATTGGAAAACGATCCGGCCGATCCTGATTGACTCCTGCAACCAATTTGTGCCCAAACCGCCGGTTGAATTCAGCAAGGACAGCACCAGCGAATTCTACAAACTTTCAAAGGAAGTGTATCATGTAGGCAGAAATCTGTCTGAAAAAGAGCGCTTTATCGCATCCTACTGGGATTGCAATCCGTTTGCGATCAACACATCCGGTCATATGTCCATTGGTTTTAAAAAAATAAGTCCGGGCGGACATTGGATGAACATTACCAGCATTGCCACCACCAAAGCAGGCCTGGATCTGGATAAAGGCATTATGATCCATGCCTTAGCCGCGGCAACATTAATGGATTCGTTCATCAGCTGCTGGGACGAAAAATACCGCAGCAGCCGCGTCCGGCCCGAGACGGTCATCACGCGTTACATTGATCAAAAGTGGCAGCCGCTGCTGCAAACACCACCTTTTCCGGAATATACCAGCGGGCATAGCGTCATTTCCACTGCCGTTTCGGAAACATTAACCTATCTTTTGGGCGATAACTTTGCTTTCCGTGATGATACGGAAGTTATTTTTGATCTGCCAACACGTGATTTCAAATCGTTCAGGCAGGCGGCGGAGGAAGCTGCTATTTCCAGGCTTTACGGCGGCATCCATTACCGCGACGCTATTGAAAACGGTCAGAGCCAAGGCAAAGCGATCGGGAATTTTATAGTGGAAAAATTGAAGGCAAATGGAGTAAAACCGGCCATTTGA